A region of Mugil cephalus isolate CIBA_MC_2020 chromosome 3, CIBA_Mcephalus_1.1, whole genome shotgun sequence DNA encodes the following proteins:
- the LOC125005735 gene encoding excitatory amino acid transporter 2-like, with the protein MHKQVEVRMDESHLEPIVVTQESICSSLCDKIMKNMVLTLTILGVFLGSIAGMLLRHISPLPPDVVLIIAFPGEILMRMLKMLILPLVVSSLVTGLAGLDAKSSGRLGTRAMVYYMSTTIIAAILGVILVLLIHPGNPKLRANLGQGKKNDDVSSMDALFDLIRNLFPENLVQACFQQIQTVTTKVPVPTNRTKAPPQFTVKRSLQFKSGMNVLGLIGFFVAFGVIMGKMGEKAKLMLEFFNVLNEIVMKLVGAIMWYSPVGIACLICGKIISIADLEVVARQLGMYMITVIVGLIIHGGIFLPLIYFVIVRENPFTFFMGIFQAWVTALGTASSAGTLPVTFRCLEENLGIDKRVTRFVLPVGATINMDGTALYEAVAAIFIAQMNGIELDWGQIMTVSMTATLASVGAASIPSAGLVTMLLILTAVGLPTQDISLLVAVDWLLDRFRTSVNVVGDSYGAGIVYHLSKDELDSFDAQQTRMDEFEMAKTQSFFENNTNQNVYAHHNSILIDNCKVAKGKNGNSRDFSLVEEEPWKCE; encoded by the exons TCACAATCCTCG GTGTGTTTCTGGGTTCCATCGCCGGAATGCTCCTACGGCACATATCACCTCTCCCTCCAGATGTTGTCTTGATCATCGCCTTCCCCGGAGAGATCCTAATGAGAATGCTGAAGATGCTCATTTTGCCACTCGTCGTTTCCAGTCTGGTCACAG GACTTGCCGGTTTGGATGCCAAATCCAGCGGCCGTTTGGGCACCAGGGCCATGGTGTACTACATGTCGACAACAATCATCGCAGCCATCCTGGGTGTGATCCTGGTGCTGCTAATCCATCCCGGGAACCCGAAGCTGAGGGCTAATCTCGGACAGGGAAAGAAGAACGACGACGTGTCCAGCATGGACGCTCTCTTTGATCTCATCCGAAACCTCTTCCCAGAGAACTTGGTGCAGGCCTGCTTCCAGCAG ATCCAGACGGTAACCACCAAAGTACCAGTGCCCACTAACAGGACCAAAGCTCCTCCACAGTTCACAGTCAAAAGGTCACTGCAGTTTAAGAGTGGAATGAATGTCCTAG gTCTGATTGGCTTCTTCGTTGCTTTTGGTGTTATCATGGGGAAAATGGGAGAGAAGGCCAAGCTAATGTTGGAGTTTTTCAACGTCCTGAATGAGATTGTTATGAAGCTCGTCGGCGCAATTATGTG GTACTCCCCTGTTGGTATCGCCTGCCTCATCTGCGGAAAGATCATCTCCATCGCCGACTTGGAGGTGGTCGCGAGGCAGCTGGGGATGTACATGATAACTGTGATAGTGGGGCTCATCATCCACGGAGGCATTTTTCTTCCGTTGATCTATTTTGTGATCGTGAGGGAAAACCCTTTCACGTTCTTTATGGGCATATTCCAGGCTTGGGTCACAGCACTCGGAACAGCTTCCAG TGCCGGTACCTTGCCTGTCACGTTCCGATGCTTAGAGGAGAACCTGGGCATCGACAAGAGAGTTACGCGTTTTGTCCTTCCAGTGGGCGCCACCATCAACATGGACGGCACGGCGCTTTACGAGGCCGTGGCTGCCATTTTCATCGCACAGATGAACGGGATTGAGCTCGACTGGGGGCAGATTATGACAGTGAG CATGACAGCCACTTTGGCCAGTGTTGGAGCAGCCAGTATCCCCAGTGCTGGGCTTGTGACCATGCTTCTGATCCTCACAGCAGTGGGGCTGCCCACTCAGGACATCAGCCTCCTGGTCGCTGTCGACTGGCTTTT GGATCGTTTCCGTACTTCAGTTAACGTGGTGGGAGACTCCTACGGAGCAGGCATCGTTTATCACCTTTCCAAAGATGAGCTTGACAGCTTTGACGCACAGCAGACCCGGATGGACGAATTTGAGATGGCAAAGACTCAGTCCTTCTTTGAAAATAACACCAACCAGAATGTATACGCTCACCACAACTCAATCTTGATAGACAACTGCAAG GTCGCCAAGGGCAAAAATGGCAACTCTCGTGACTTTTCCCTTGTTGAGGAAGAGCCATGGAAATGCGAGTAA
- the LOC125005734 gene encoding mucin-12-like isoform X1, producing MSPFSGVKMRTLLLVAALGLLAVVHSTPVDFLAVSQSPATSEDGVIHEVNTDGFTTIVSASKKPEDEVIQEVITDGFLVISSTSQSPKTNTAFQTSQQPPSDSKETDLNEGNPNGDPNDKVSMDSSESNVESATIQSHQPDVTSVVNEAWDTSNILVSQTTEPNVSSGDNLSSDLVHDEGKELDQNIPTDASMTPSSNAENTTASVNSPAPHDTLMVITKQESGSEDISGIETTAAVPDLFSSEDGFTIESSFTSPTPAATESELMDLTPDTSGLGSGDGFTVESSFTSPTPAATESELMDPTTDTSGLGSGDGFTVETSFTSPTPAATESKFIDTTPDASGLGSGDGFPIETSFTSPTPATTTSELLYSTPETSGSGSGDVSIIETSFTSPTPAATESKFTDITAATTGLDSGDGGFTINTRATSPTPTTVHSTFMGRASTDMSASAPGSEEGFVLKSNATASLSTATNGTLPKGRNLIQTLGLPNKTPEGLTDPANVDTQHKGHSTPGWIIIVAFIVGVGALVMVCVAIATRDKWNAPNQTYQVETKTNSTNQQMELEMETFLEKDKPMENGKAAEYRVIPLEELQDNYS from the exons ATGTCACCTTTCTCTGGTGTGAAAATGAGGACTCTTCTTTTGGTGGCTGCTCTTGGACTTCTTGCTGTTGTCCATTCAACACCTGTTGACT TCCTAGCTGTGAGCCAGAGCCCCGCTACAAGTGAGGACGGTGTTATCCACGAGGTCAACACAGATGGTTTCACCACCATTGTCTCTGCATCAAAAAAACCTGAGGATGAAGTTATCCAGGAGGTCATCACAGATGGTTTCCTTGTCATTTCATCTACAAGCCAATcacccaaaacaaacacagcgtTCCAAACATCTCAGCAACCGCCCTCTGACTCCAAAGAGACCGACTTGAATGAAGGCAATCCCAACGGAGATCCCAATGACAAGGTCTCAATGGACAGTTCTGAATCCAATGTAGAATCAGCTACAATCCAAAGCCACCAGCCTGACGTCACATCGGTGGTAAATGAAGCCTGGGACACCTCAAACATTTTGGTCTCTCAAACTACTGAGCCTAATGTCTCCAGTGGTGATAACCTGAGCTCTGATTTAGTGCATGATGAAGGAAAAGAGCTAGACCAGAATATTCCTACAGATGCCAGTATGACCCCAAGCTCCAATGCAGAAAATACCACAGCTTCAGTAAACTCGCCTGCTCCTCATGACACATTAATGGTGATCACAAAGCAAGAATCTGGGTCAGAAGACATTTCCGGCATAGAAACTACTGCTGCAGTACCGGACCTGTTCAGCTCTGAAGATGGCTTCACCATAGAATCTAGCTTCACATCACCAACCCCTGCTGCTACTGAAAGTGAATTGATGGATCTGACCCCAGACACATCTGGATTAGGCTCAGGAGATGGCTTCACCGTAGAATCTAGCTTCACATCACCAACCCCTGCTGCTACTGAAAGTGAATTGATGGATCCGACCACAGACACATCTGGATTAGGCTCAGGAGATGGCTTCACTGTAGAAACTAGCTTCACATCTCCAACCCCCGCTGCTACTGAAAGTAAATTCATCGATACGACCCCAGACGCATCCGGATTAGGCTCAGGAGATGGCTTCCCCATAGAAACTAGCTTCACATCACCAACCCCCGCTACTACTACAAGTGAATTATTGTATTCAACCCCAGAAACGTCTGGATCGGGCTCAGGAGATGTGTCCATCATAGAAACTAGCTTCACATCTCCAACCCCTGCTGCTACTGAAAGTAAATTCACGGATATTACCGCAGCCACAACTGGATTAGACTCAGGAGATGGAGGCTTCACCATAAACACTAGAGCCACATCACCAACCCCCACTACTGTTCACAGTACATTCATGGGTAGAGCCTCCACAGACATGTCTGCATCAGCACCAGGTTCAGAAGAAGGCTTTGTCTTAAAAAGTAATGCTACGGCATCATTATCCACTGCTACAAATGGGACGTTACCAAAGGGAAGAAATTTGATACAAACTCTTGGTTTACCCAACAAAACACCCG AAGGCCTGACAGATCCTGCCAATGTAGATACACAACACAAAGGACACAGTACACCAG GCTGGATCATCATTGTTGCATTTATAGTTGGCGTTGGAGCCCTTGTAATGGTCTGCGTCGCCATCGCTACAAGAGACAA GTGGAATGCACCAAACCAGACATACCAGGTAGAGACCAAGACTAACTCCACAAACCAGCAGATGGAGCTAGAGATGGAGACTTTTTTGGAAAAAGACAAGCCGATGGAGAACGGAAAGGCAGCAGAGTACAGAGTCATTCCCCTGGAAGAGCTCCAAGATAATTATTCATAG
- the LOC125005734 gene encoding mucin-12-like isoform X2: protein MSPFSGVKMRTLLLVAALGLLAVVHSTPVDFLAVSQSPATSEDGVIHEVNTDGFTTIVSASKKPEDEVIQEVITDGFLVISSTSQSPKTNTAFQTSQQPPSDSKETDLNEGNPNGDPNDKVSMDSSESNVESATIQSHQPDVTSVVNEAWDTSNILVSQTTEPNVSSGDNLSSDLVHDEGKELDQNIPTDASMTPSSNAENTTASVNSPAPHDTLMVITKQESGSEDISGIETTAAVPDLFSSEDGFTIESSFTSPTPAATESELMDLTPDTSGLGSGDGFTVESSFTSPTPAATESELMDPTTDTSGLGSGDGFTVETSFTSPTPAATESKFIDTTPDASGLGSGDGFPIETSFTSPTPATTTSELLYSTPETSGSGSGDVSIIETSFTSPTPAATESKFTDITAATTGLDSGDGGFTINTRATSPTPTTVHSTFMGRASTDMSASAPGSEEGFVLKSNATASLSTATNGTLPKGRNLIQTLGLPNKTPGLTDPANVDTQHKGHSTPGWIIIVAFIVGVGALVMVCVAIATRDKWNAPNQTYQVETKTNSTNQQMELEMETFLEKDKPMENGKAAEYRVIPLEELQDNYS, encoded by the exons ATGTCACCTTTCTCTGGTGTGAAAATGAGGACTCTTCTTTTGGTGGCTGCTCTTGGACTTCTTGCTGTTGTCCATTCAACACCTGTTGACT TCCTAGCTGTGAGCCAGAGCCCCGCTACAAGTGAGGACGGTGTTATCCACGAGGTCAACACAGATGGTTTCACCACCATTGTCTCTGCATCAAAAAAACCTGAGGATGAAGTTATCCAGGAGGTCATCACAGATGGTTTCCTTGTCATTTCATCTACAAGCCAATcacccaaaacaaacacagcgtTCCAAACATCTCAGCAACCGCCCTCTGACTCCAAAGAGACCGACTTGAATGAAGGCAATCCCAACGGAGATCCCAATGACAAGGTCTCAATGGACAGTTCTGAATCCAATGTAGAATCAGCTACAATCCAAAGCCACCAGCCTGACGTCACATCGGTGGTAAATGAAGCCTGGGACACCTCAAACATTTTGGTCTCTCAAACTACTGAGCCTAATGTCTCCAGTGGTGATAACCTGAGCTCTGATTTAGTGCATGATGAAGGAAAAGAGCTAGACCAGAATATTCCTACAGATGCCAGTATGACCCCAAGCTCCAATGCAGAAAATACCACAGCTTCAGTAAACTCGCCTGCTCCTCATGACACATTAATGGTGATCACAAAGCAAGAATCTGGGTCAGAAGACATTTCCGGCATAGAAACTACTGCTGCAGTACCGGACCTGTTCAGCTCTGAAGATGGCTTCACCATAGAATCTAGCTTCACATCACCAACCCCTGCTGCTACTGAAAGTGAATTGATGGATCTGACCCCAGACACATCTGGATTAGGCTCAGGAGATGGCTTCACCGTAGAATCTAGCTTCACATCACCAACCCCTGCTGCTACTGAAAGTGAATTGATGGATCCGACCACAGACACATCTGGATTAGGCTCAGGAGATGGCTTCACTGTAGAAACTAGCTTCACATCTCCAACCCCCGCTGCTACTGAAAGTAAATTCATCGATACGACCCCAGACGCATCCGGATTAGGCTCAGGAGATGGCTTCCCCATAGAAACTAGCTTCACATCACCAACCCCCGCTACTACTACAAGTGAATTATTGTATTCAACCCCAGAAACGTCTGGATCGGGCTCAGGAGATGTGTCCATCATAGAAACTAGCTTCACATCTCCAACCCCTGCTGCTACTGAAAGTAAATTCACGGATATTACCGCAGCCACAACTGGATTAGACTCAGGAGATGGAGGCTTCACCATAAACACTAGAGCCACATCACCAACCCCCACTACTGTTCACAGTACATTCATGGGTAGAGCCTCCACAGACATGTCTGCATCAGCACCAGGTTCAGAAGAAGGCTTTGTCTTAAAAAGTAATGCTACGGCATCATTATCCACTGCTACAAATGGGACGTTACCAAAGGGAAGAAATTTGATACAAACTCTTGGTTTACCCAACAAAACACCCG GCCTGACAGATCCTGCCAATGTAGATACACAACACAAAGGACACAGTACACCAG GCTGGATCATCATTGTTGCATTTATAGTTGGCGTTGGAGCCCTTGTAATGGTCTGCGTCGCCATCGCTACAAGAGACAA GTGGAATGCACCAAACCAGACATACCAGGTAGAGACCAAGACTAACTCCACAAACCAGCAGATGGAGCTAGAGATGGAGACTTTTTTGGAAAAAGACAAGCCGATGGAGAACGGAAAGGCAGCAGAGTACAGAGTCATTCCCCTGGAAGAGCTCCAAGATAATTATTCATAG
- the LOC125005878 gene encoding methylthioribulose-1-phosphate dehydratase, translating into MSSVCGTSNGCPDAGQEALAKQEKEHPCVLIPELCRLFYQLGWVTGTGGGISLKQGDHIYIAPSGVQKERIQPEDMFVCDMEEKDISCPPAWKKLKKSQCTPLFMNAYTMRGAQAVIHTHSKAAVMATLLYPGKEFRITHQEMIKGIRKGTSGTNYRYDDTLVVPIIENTPEEKDLKDRMARAMEQYPDSCAVLVRRHGVYVWGESWEKAKTMCECYDYLFDIAVQMKQCGLDPSSLPLEEKGIV; encoded by the exons ATGTCGTCCGTGTGCGGCACCAGCAATGGCTGCCCAGATGCGGGTCAAGAGGCCTTGGCGAAACAG GAGAAGGAGCATCCCTGCGTACTCATTCCTGAGTTATGTCGACTCTTCTACCAGCTGGGATGGGTGACGGGGACGGGTGGAGGCATCAGCCTGAAACAAGG TGATCACATCTACATTGCACCATCAGGCGTCCAGAAAGAGAGAATACAG CCAGAagatatgtttgtgtgtgacatgGAGGAGAAGGACATCAGCTGTCCGCCTGCCTGGAAGAAACTAAAGAAAAGCCAGTGTACACCACTTTTTATGAACGCGTATACTATGAGAG GGGCCCAGGCAGTCATACACACCCACTCCAAGGCTGCTGTCATGGCAACGCTGCTGTATCCTGGCAAAGAGTTCAGGATAACGCACCAGGAGATGATCAAGGGGATTCGTAAGGGCACCTCAGGCACAAACTATCG ATATGATGACACCCTGGTGGTGCCTATTATTGAAAATACACCCGAGGAGAAGGACTTGAAAGACCGGATGGCTCGGGCAATGGAACAATACCCAGATTCGTGCGCGGTTCTCGTCCGCCGCCATGGCGTCTATGTCTGGGGCGAATCATGGGAAAAAGCTAAGACTAT GTGCGAATGCTACGACTACCTGTTTGACATCGCAGTCCAGATGAAGCAGTGTGGACTCGACCCTTCATCCCTTCCACTGGAAGAAAAGGGAATAGTTTGA